In a single window of the Rhinoraja longicauda isolate Sanriku21f chromosome 10, sRhiLon1.1, whole genome shotgun sequence genome:
- the LOC144597620 gene encoding gremlin-1-like, with amino-acid sequence MTRTLCAFCIFLLLWCFLLCTSEGAGKKRNRISQGAIPSPDKGQPNNSEQAGNRSNVDEVLESSHEALHVTERKYLKRDWCKTQPLKQTIHEEGCNSRIIINRFCYGQCNSFYIPRHARKEEGSFQSCSFCKPKRFTTMTVTLNCPDLQPPFKKKRIQRVKQCRCISIDLN; translated from the coding sequence ATGACCCGAACTTTATGTGCATTCTGCATTTTTCTGTTACTGTGGTGTTTCCTGCTATGTACCAGTGAGGGAGCCGGGAAGAAGAGGAATCGCATCTCCCAAGGGGCTATCCCTTCACCAGACAAAGGGCAGCCAAACAATTCAGAGCAGGCGGGTAATCGGAGCAATGTGGATGAGGTCTTGGAGTCGAGTCATGAAGCACTCCACGTCACTGAgaggaagtacctgaaacggGATTGGTGTAAAACACAGCCTCTCAAGCAAACCATCCATGAAGAAGGCTGCAACAGTCGCATTATCATCAATAGGTTCTGCTATGGCCAGTGTAATTCTTTTTACATACCAAGGCATGCTCGTAAGGAGGAGGGCTCGTTTCAGTCCTGCTCCTTCTGTAAGCCAAAAAGATTTACCACCATGACAGTCACCCTCAATTGCCCTGACCTACAGCCACCATTTAAGAAGAAAAGAATCCAGAGAGTTAAACAGTGTCGCTGCATTTCCATCGATCTCAACTAA